One window of Streptomyces sp. FIT100 genomic DNA carries:
- a CDS encoding DUF5988 family protein, whose product MATKALLEGGPDDLQGQIVPITPPGQELKIPHRGGYEHFKATTRHEDSPEGRVTVYEWWERTEVAE is encoded by the coding sequence ATGGCTACCAAGGCACTCCTGGAGGGTGGTCCGGACGATCTGCAGGGGCAGATCGTGCCGATCACACCCCCTGGCCAGGAATTGAAGATTCCGCATCGCGGCGGCTACGAGCACTTCAAGGCCACGACGCGCCATGAGGACAGCCCGGAGGGCCGGGTCACCGTGTACGAGTGGTGGGAGCGGACGGAGGTCGCCGAGTAG